GTGGCGATTCTGGAGGGCACGGTCGGCTCCTCCGTGGCCGCCGACCGCCTGCAGGGCTTCAACGATGCCATGGCCGAATCCCCCAACAGCGGCAAGTACAACGTCATCTGTTCCCAGACCGGTGAGTACACCCGTGCCAAGGGCATGGAGGTCATGGAGTCCTTCCTGAAGTCCGACGGGGACAAGATCGATATTCTCTTCTCCTGCAACGGCGATATGGCTCTGGGCGCTATTCAGGCCATTGAGGCTGCCGGACTGAAGCCCGGTGAGGACATCGTCATCGTCTCCATCGACGCCGCCAAGGGCGAGTTCAACGCTATGATCGAGGGCAAGATGAACTGCGCCGTGGAGCACACCCCCAACTTCGGCGAGACCCTGATGGAAACCGCCAAGAAGATTGTGGCCGGCGAAGAAGTACCCGCCACCATTGAGCTGGAAGAGGGGATCTTCCCCGCTGACATTGCCGAGCAGGAGCTGCCCAACCGCACCTATTGACCGGCTTTCGCCAACCGTTCCATGATCCCGCGGGCGGGGGATGTCCTCCCCGCCCGCGGACTGTTTTGCCCTGGCTCCCCAGGGCCTCCGGCGGGATGCCAGACCCGCCGAATCCAAGACAAAGGATGTGATGACCTGTGGCAGAAGAAGCCCTGTTGACAATGCGGGGAATCTGTAAATACTTCCCCGGCGTCCGCGCGCTGGAGAATGTGGATTTCACCCTGCACTCCGGTGAAGTCCACGCGCTGGTCGGCGAAAACGGCGCGGGAAAATCCACCCTGATTAAGGTCCTGACCGGCGTCCACGCAAAGGACGGCGGCAAGATCGCCATGGAGGGCAGGCCCATTTCCCCCTCCAGCCCGCTGGAGGCCATGAAGTGCGGCATTTCCACCGTGTATCAGGAGGTCAACCTGTGCCCCAATCTGAGCGTGGCGGAGAACATCTTTATCGGCCGTGAGCCAAAAAAGGCGGGCGGCATCGACTGGAAGACCATCAACCGCCGGGCCGCGGAGCTGCTGACTACGCTGAATCTGAACATTGACGTGACAAAGACGCTGGGGAGCTACTCGGTGGCCGTCCAGCAGATGATTGCCATTGCCCGTGCGGTGGATGTGGACGCAAAGGTGCTGATCCTGGACGAGCCCACCTCCTCCCTGGATGAGGAGGAGACCCAGCGCCTGTTCGCAGTGGTCCGCAAGCTGAAGGCCCAGGGCCTGGGGGTCATCTTTGTCTCCCACTTCCTGGATCAGATCTATGAGCTCTGCGACCGGATCACGGTGCTGCGCAACGGTGAGCTGGTGGGCGCCTATGCCGTGGCGGAGCTGCCCCGGGTGGAGCTGATCTCCAAGATGATCGGCAAGGAGCTGGGGGATATTCAGAGCATGGGCAAAAACACCGCCCTGTGCGGGGACGAGGTGCTGATCGAGGCCGACGGACTCTCCGCGTTCGGCCGTATCCAGGATTTTGACCTGCAGATCCACAGGGGCGAAGTCGTGGGCTTTGCCGGCCTGTTGGGCTCAGGCCGCACGGAAACGGCAGAGCTTCTGGCCGGCGTGGCCAAGCCCGAACAGGGCGCACTGCGGATGAACGGCCGGGAAGTCCATTTCAACTCCCCCCTGGA
This DNA window, taken from Dysosmobacter welbionis, encodes the following:
- a CDS encoding sugar ABC transporter ATP-binding protein; translated protein: MRGICKYFPGVRALENVDFTLHSGEVHALVGENGAGKSTLIKVLTGVHAKDGGKIAMEGRPISPSSPLEAMKCGISTVYQEVNLCPNLSVAENIFIGREPKKAGGIDWKTINRRAAELLTTLNLNIDVTKTLGSYSVAVQQMIAIARAVDVDAKVLILDEPTSSLDEEETQRLFAVVRKLKAQGLGVIFVSHFLDQIYELCDRITVLRNGELVGAYAVAELPRVELISKMIGKELGDIQSMGKNTALCGDEVLIEADGLSAFGRIQDFDLQIHRGEVVGFAGLLGSGRTETAELLAGVAKPEQGALRMNGREVHFNSPLDAMHHKIAFCPEDRKIQGIIGDLSVRENIIIGLQAKKGMWNHIPLKEQERIADEYIKLLQIKVSSPEQLIRNLSGGNQQKAIIARWLVTQPDLLILDEPTRGIDIGTKTEIQKMVIQLAREQHMSIIFISSEIDEMTRTCTRLAVLRDRRKVAELTGDDINSDRVMAAIAGGA